One window of Camelus dromedarius isolate mCamDro1 chromosome 18, mCamDro1.pat, whole genome shotgun sequence genomic DNA carries:
- the PRND gene encoding prion-like protein doppel, with protein sequence MRKHLGGCWLALACVLLLSPLSAVKARGIKHRIRWNRRPLPSASQATEAYTAELRPGAFIKQGRKLDIDFGAEGNRYYEANYWQFPDGVHYDGCSGANVTREKFVASCINATQAANQEELSREKQDNRLYQRVLWRLIRELCSIKRCDLGSERGAGLRVTVDQPMMLCLLVFTWFVVK encoded by the coding sequence ATGAGGAAGCATCTGGGTGGATGCTGGTTGGCCCTCGCCTGCGTCCTGCTCCTCAGCCCGCTCTCCGCCGTCAAGGCGCGAGGCATCAAGCACAGGATCAGGTGGAACCGGAGGCCCCTGCCAAGCGCCTCGCAGGCCACCGAGGCCTACACGGCGGAGCTGCGCCCCGGCGCCTTCATCAAGCAGGGCCGGAAGCTGGATATCGACTTCGGAGCAGAGGGCAACAGGTACTATGAGGCCAATTACTGGCAGTTCCCCGATGGGGTGCATTACGATGGCTGCTCGGGGGCCAACGTCACCAGGGAGAAGTTTGTCGCCAGCTGCATCAACGCCACCCAGGCGGCCAACCAGGAGGAGCTGTCCCGCGAGAAACAGGACAACAGGCTTTACCAGCGGGTCCTGTGGCGGCTGATCAGGGAGCTCTGCTCCATCAAGCGCTGCGATTTGGGGTCGGAAAGGGGAGCAGGACTTCGGGTCACTGTGGACCAGCCCATGATGCTCTGCCTGCTGGTTTTCACTTGGTTTGTTGTGAAGTAA